A genomic segment from Candidatus Binatia bacterium encodes:
- a CDS encoding thiamine pyrophosphate-binding protein: MAVIDGGALVGRVLKEQKVRYLFAVNGGHTFPILANLRNNDVQLIHMRHEQACAYAADAYARTTATAGVCSVTAGCGLTNAVTGLCGAGLAGSAVVCVAGQHPSTEDYLGSFQEAYGSDVCRSFSKFAKRVIEWSTIEVDLRRAFREALSYPQGPALVEIPVNLLYHQDDSARQRRGAKPYDLDELRSQGDPRQIERALELLVKAERPLIVAGDGVFWSGASTELREFAELGHVPTYTRRAGQGAVPEDHPLAVRGSWKKPFTGHADVVLAIGFRFWSGEHFGEPPTWNDKATYVQVDPVASRIGQHVPAEVAIVGDPKLVLRQLIDTAKRLNLDFSQRKDSEWLREVAGARARYDQATDAHERAARDQRPVHPGHLARTLCEVMDRDATMVLDSFTMSGWMTQWFTARFAGQVVDAGPLAPVGHGVGMAIGAQLARPHKQVVLVIGDGGLGIGGWDIETAVRYQLPIITVLWNNSSWGPGFEEMPFLKGRVDPFEMLPNLRYDKMFAVMGCHAEHVEEPSQLRPALERAARSGKASFINVIGDKRIGHPRLGGDLLGSTEV; encoded by the coding sequence TTGAAGGAACAGAAAGTCAGGTATCTGTTCGCCGTCAACGGGGGACATACGTTCCCGATTCTTGCCAATCTGCGTAACAACGATGTTCAGCTGATTCACATGCGCCACGAGCAGGCGTGCGCCTATGCGGCGGACGCTTACGCCCGCACCACGGCGACAGCTGGGGTGTGCAGCGTCACCGCGGGATGCGGCCTGACCAATGCCGTGACTGGCCTGTGCGGGGCCGGCCTCGCCGGCAGCGCGGTCGTTTGTGTTGCCGGACAGCATCCCAGCACCGAAGATTACCTGGGTTCGTTTCAAGAGGCCTACGGATCGGACGTGTGCCGGAGTTTCTCCAAGTTCGCCAAGCGCGTCATTGAGTGGTCGACGATTGAGGTGGACCTGCGCCGAGCGTTCCGAGAAGCGCTGTCGTATCCGCAAGGGCCGGCGCTGGTCGAGATTCCGGTGAACCTCCTCTATCACCAGGACGACAGCGCGCGGCAGCGCCGGGGTGCGAAGCCCTACGACCTGGACGAATTGCGTTCGCAAGGCGACCCGAGACAGATCGAGCGGGCGCTCGAGCTGCTCGTGAAAGCGGAGCGCCCCTTGATCGTCGCCGGCGATGGCGTCTTCTGGTCCGGCGCCTCGACGGAGCTGCGCGAGTTTGCCGAACTGGGCCACGTTCCAACCTACACCCGCCGGGCGGGCCAGGGAGCCGTCCCCGAAGACCATCCCCTGGCGGTGCGTGGCTCCTGGAAAAAGCCGTTCACCGGTCACGCCGATGTCGTGCTGGCCATTGGGTTCAGGTTCTGGAGCGGCGAGCACTTTGGCGAACCACCAACCTGGAACGACAAGGCTACCTACGTGCAGGTGGATCCGGTTGCGAGCCGCATCGGACAGCATGTGCCGGCAGAGGTGGCGATCGTCGGAGACCCGAAGCTGGTGCTGCGCCAGTTGATCGACACGGCGAAGCGGCTGAACCTCGATTTCTCGCAGCGGAAAGACTCTGAATGGTTGCGGGAGGTCGCCGGAGCCCGTGCGCGCTACGACCAGGCGACCGATGCGCATGAACGCGCCGCGCGCGACCAGAGGCCGGTTCACCCGGGCCACCTCGCACGCACCCTGTGTGAAGTGATGGATCGCGACGCGACGATGGTGCTCGATTCGTTCACGATGAGTGGCTGGATGACGCAATGGTTCACGGCGCGGTTTGCTGGCCAGGTCGTCGATGCCGGTCCGCTGGCTCCCGTTGGCCATGGGGTCGGGATGGCCATCGGGGCGCAGCTCGCCCGGCCGCATAAACAGGTTGTGCTGGTGATCGGTGATGGGGGCCTGGGCATCGGCGGCTGGGACATCGAGACCGCTGTTCGCTACCAGCTTCCCATCATTACGGTGCTCTGGAACAACAGTTCGTGGGGGCCGGGGTTCGAGGAGATGCCGTTCCTGAAAGGTCGCGTCGACCCATTCGAGATGCTGCCGAACCTGCGTTACGACAAGATGTTTGCCGTTATGGGCTGTCATGCCGAACACGTCGAGGAGCCAAGCCAATTGCGGCCGGCGCTGGAGCGTGCAGCACGGTCGGGCAAGGCCTCCTTCATCAACGTCATCGGCGATAAACGCATCGGCCATCCGCGGCTGGGTGGCGACCTGCTCGGGTCCACAGAGGTGTAG